In Rhododendron vialii isolate Sample 1 chromosome 9a, ASM3025357v1, the following are encoded in one genomic region:
- the LOC131300261 gene encoding probable NADH dehydrogenase [ubiquinone] 1 alpha subcomplex subunit 5, mitochondrial produces the protein MDQVDPRIDGPKSKLQNGPTIGRPSLISLTIHSDQMQQKCYRRTDVETPESRLECEREGEKMFVRMVARPLMVKVKETTGIVGLEVVPNAREVLISLYGKTLKEIQTVPEDEGYRKAVESFTRHRLKVCQEEQDWETIEKRLGCGQVEELIEEAQDELQLIAKMIEWDPWGVPDDYECEVIEDDAPVPKHIPLHRPGPLPEEFYKTLESVTTGMLQDMIALSKKDGPAITSGGLLPKV, from the exons ATGGACCAAGTTGATCCAAGGATTGACGGTCCAAAGTCCAAACTCCAAAACGGGCCAACAATTGGTCGGCCCAGTCTAATTTCATTGACGATCCACTCAGATCAGATGCAGCAGAAATGTTACCGTAGAACCGACGTAGAGACACCGGAGTCGAGACTCGAGtgcgagagagagggagagaagatgTTTGTACGGATGGTAGCGAGGCCGTTGATGGTCAAGGTGAAGGAGACGACGGGGATCGTGGGGCTAGAAGTGGTGCCGAACGCGAGGGAAGTACTGATAAGTCTGTACGGGAAAACCCTAAAGGAGATCCAGACGGTGCCGGAGGACGAAGGGTACCGGAAGGCCGTCGAGAGCTTCACGCGCCACCGCCTCAAGGTCTGCCAGGAGGAACAGGATTGGGAGACGATCGAGAAGCGCCTTGGTTGCGGCCAGGTTGAAGAGCTCATCGAAGAGGCTCAGGACGAGCTCCAGCTCATCGCCAAGATGATCG AGTGGGATCCATGGGGTGTGCCCGATGACTACGAATGTGAAGTAATCGAGGATGATGCACCAGTTCCAAAACATATTCCCCTGCACCGACCTGGTCCTCTCCCTGAGGAATTCTACAAGACATTGGAGTCTGTTACTACCGGCATGTTGCAGGATATGATTGCACTCTCAAAAAAGGATGGACCTGCAATAACCTCTGGGGGGTTGCTACCAAAGGTGTAA
- the LOC131300262 gene encoding protein SGT1 homolog translates to MASDLETRAKEAFIDDHFELAVDLYSQAIAMEPTNAELFADRAQANLKLNNFTEAVADANKAIELDPSMAKAYLRKGNACIKLEEYQTAKAALEVGASLAPGNARFTNFIKECDEHLAVENAELPKQSLEKPTTDGAISPASESTDKTVETTQDSKAVVSSVKPPKYRHEFYQKPEEAVVTIFAKGVPHSSVSVDFGEQILSVTIDVPGEDAYTFVPRLFGKIIPAKCKYEVLSTKIEIRLAKAEAIHWTSLEFSKDITVLQKINVSTVAKRPSYPSSKPGRVDWDSLEAQVKKEEKEEKLDGDAALNKFFRGIYQDADEDTRRAMRKSFVESNGTVLSTNWKEVGSKKVEGSPPEGMEVKKWEY, encoded by the exons atggcGTCCGATCTCGAAACCAGGGCGAAAGAGGCGTTTATCGACGACCACTTCGAACTGGCCGTTGACCTCTACTCTCAAGCCATTGCTATGGAACCTACGAACGCCGAGCTCTTCGCCGATCGTGCTCAGGCCAACCTTAAGCTCAACAACTTCACTG AGGCTGTTGCTGATGCCAACAAAGCAATTGAGTTGGACCCTTCAATGGCCAAAGCATACTTGCGTAAGGG CAATGCATGTATCAAGCTTGAAGAATATCAGACAGCTAAGGCTGCCCTGGAAGTAGGTGCTTCTTTAGCTCCAGGAAATGCAAGAttcactaactttataaaagaATGTGACGAGCACCTTGCAG TGGAAAATGCTGAGCTACCCAAGCAGTCTTTGGAAAAACCTACAACTGATGGTGCTATTTCTCCTGCTTCTGAATCAACGGATAAAACTGTTGAAACTACACAAGATTCTAAGGCAGTGGTTTCATCTGTCAAACCACCAAAATACAG GCATGAATTTTACCAGAAGCCAGAGGAAGCAGTGGTTACTATATTTGCAAAGGGTGTACCACATAGCAGTGTTTCAGTTGACTTTGGTGAACAAATT CTAAGTGTCACAATTGATGTCCCTGGTGAAGATGCATACACTTTTGTACCTCGGTTATTTGGAAAG ATAATACCTGCAAAGTGCAAGTATGAAGTCTTGTCTACAAAGATTGAAATCCGTCTTGCAAAAGCTGAAGCCATACATTGGACGTCTCTTGAATTCAGCAAGGATATTACTGTTTTACAGAAGATAAACGTATCCACAG TTGCTAAAAGACCTTCTTACCCTTCCTCAAAGCCAGGAAGAGTAGATTGGGATTCACTGGAAGCTCAAGTTAAGAAAGAG gagaaagaagaaaagttaGATGGAGATGCAGCTTTGAATAAATTTTTCAGGGGCATATATCAAGATGCTGACGAGGACACTAGACGAGCCATGAGAAAATCTTTT GTTGAATCGAATGGGACAGTTTTGTCCACAAACTGGAAAGAAGTGGGATCCAAGAAGGTGGAAGGAAGCCCTCCGGAAGGCATGGAGGTGAAGAAATGGGAATATTGA